A window from Phaeocystidibacter marisrubri encodes these proteins:
- a CDS encoding efflux RND transporter permease subunit produces MKMTKISIKRPTLVVVLFTLLTGLGLFSYSMLNYELLPDMSTPVLTISTVYPGAAPKEVENSVTVEIEDAVSTLEGVDRVSSTSLENVSIVTVELMQDMDVDQALQEATRKINAIMNELPDDVEQPSIGKFDFSDLPIMRIGVAANMAGTELYDLIENQIQPQMAKIPGVAQVNMLGGQAREIRININKNRLETYGLSLLQVSQAIQVANLDFPTGKVKGEESESLIRLAGKYSSLDQIRQLPISYRPDGTVIRIKDVAEVQDTEEDAEIISRVNGENAIGLSIQKQSDANAVEVSELARKIMTDLEESYSEEGLKFTIANDTSEFTLEAADAVIHDLFFAVILVAVVMLLFLHSLRNAVIVMLAVPASIIATFTAMMLLGFSLNLMSLLALSLVVGILVDDAIVVIENIYRHMEMGKSKFQAAYDGIREIGATVISITLVIIAVFVPLSMTGGIVGNLLRQFALTVAISTILSLLVAFTMIPLLASRFSKLSHLKEGSIVTVFIKTFEGWVTGFENAMSNALHWSFSHKILVLGATFVVFIGSFALVGQGFIGSEFVSAGDRGEFTMQVELPKSSTLRQTNLLAQQVERIIGEYPEVERVSSTIGQSSGRMSTTSTPYMAEINVSLVPTEQRATTTQIFSRQLQIELQENVAGAKFKAVPVSLVGGGTDAPIQVILSGTNLDTLISTADKVAGIVSGIAGTAEVETSAEGGSPEIKVEVDRDKMARLGLSLEVVGGTMRTAFNGVQDSKYRDGDNEYEINILLDEFDRQRVEDIAMLTVMNNRGEQIRLDQFASITEGYGPSQLDRRDKLAMVKVTAQVIGRPVGTVGADIEAQMANFDLPSGVAYSMGGDSENQSEAFGGLAVALLSSLILVYLIMVALYDSYVYPLVVMFSLPLAVIGALLALALSQNALSIFSILGMIMLIGLVAKNAILVVDFTNQLKEAGLEVKAALLKATQVRIRPILMTTLAMVIGMMPIALASGPGAEWKNGLAWVLIGGLTSSMFLTLVVVPVVYYIFDRIMAKFGWDKKEEFDLVDTPREELNTEIEEVMA; encoded by the coding sequence ATGAAAATGACCAAAATTTCCATCAAGCGTCCAACGCTTGTGGTGGTTCTCTTTACCCTACTCACAGGCTTGGGCTTGTTCAGCTACTCCATGCTGAACTATGAATTATTGCCCGATATGAGTACGCCTGTACTTACCATCTCTACTGTTTATCCCGGTGCTGCACCTAAAGAAGTGGAAAACTCGGTAACCGTTGAAATTGAAGATGCGGTTTCCACTCTCGAAGGGGTAGACCGCGTGAGTTCAACCTCACTCGAGAACGTCTCTATCGTTACAGTAGAGCTGATGCAGGACATGGATGTTGATCAGGCTCTTCAAGAAGCCACACGGAAGATCAATGCTATTATGAACGAACTTCCAGATGACGTGGAGCAACCTTCCATTGGCAAGTTTGACTTTTCAGATTTGCCCATCATGAGAATTGGTGTCGCCGCCAACATGGCCGGTACGGAGTTATACGACTTGATCGAGAACCAGATTCAGCCGCAAATGGCAAAAATTCCTGGCGTTGCACAAGTCAACATGCTAGGAGGCCAAGCACGTGAAATCCGGATCAATATCAACAAAAACAGACTAGAGACCTACGGACTTTCTCTACTTCAGGTGAGTCAGGCGATTCAAGTTGCCAACCTTGACTTCCCAACGGGTAAAGTGAAGGGTGAAGAGTCAGAATCACTAATTCGATTAGCAGGTAAATATTCTTCACTCGATCAAATTCGACAATTGCCCATCAGTTATCGCCCTGATGGAACCGTAATTCGAATCAAGGATGTTGCTGAAGTTCAAGACACGGAAGAAGATGCCGAGATCATCTCGCGAGTAAATGGTGAAAATGCCATTGGCCTATCCATTCAAAAACAAAGTGACGCCAATGCCGTAGAAGTGAGTGAACTGGCTCGAAAAATCATGACAGATTTGGAAGAATCTTATTCTGAAGAAGGCCTGAAATTCACCATCGCCAACGATACATCAGAGTTCACCTTGGAAGCGGCAGATGCTGTGATTCACGACTTGTTCTTTGCGGTAATTCTCGTTGCAGTTGTAATGCTTCTCTTCCTTCACAGTTTGAGAAACGCTGTGATTGTAATGCTTGCAGTACCGGCTTCCATCATTGCGACCTTTACGGCTATGATGCTCTTGGGATTCTCTCTCAACTTGATGAGTTTGCTTGCGCTTTCTCTAGTGGTGGGTATTCTAGTGGATGACGCGATTGTAGTCATCGAGAATATTTATCGCCACATGGAAATGGGTAAATCTAAATTTCAAGCAGCATACGACGGCATTCGAGAGATTGGAGCAACGGTTATTTCCATCACCTTGGTGATTATCGCTGTATTCGTTCCGCTCTCCATGACGGGCGGAATTGTGGGGAACTTGCTTCGTCAATTTGCGTTAACGGTTGCCATCAGTACCATTCTGAGTTTATTGGTGGCCTTTACCATGATTCCGCTTTTGGCTTCGAGATTCTCCAAGCTTTCTCACTTGAAAGAAGGATCCATAGTCACTGTGTTCATCAAGACTTTTGAAGGATGGGTTACAGGGTTTGAAAATGCCATGTCCAATGCTCTTCATTGGTCATTCTCACACAAAATTCTAGTTCTTGGAGCCACATTCGTAGTGTTTATCGGTTCATTCGCCCTCGTTGGACAAGGGTTTATCGGTAGTGAATTTGTCTCTGCTGGCGACCGTGGAGAGTTTACCATGCAGGTAGAATTACCCAAGAGCTCAACCCTTCGTCAGACCAACTTACTAGCTCAACAGGTAGAGCGCATCATTGGTGAATATCCCGAAGTAGAACGAGTATCGTCAACCATAGGACAAAGCTCTGGTAGAATGTCTACCACCTCTACACCATATATGGCCGAGATCAACGTGTCACTGGTTCCAACGGAACAGCGTGCTACAACCACACAAATCTTTTCTCGTCAGCTTCAAATCGAGCTTCAAGAGAACGTTGCTGGCGCAAAATTCAAGGCGGTTCCCGTTTCACTTGTGGGCGGAGGAACCGATGCGCCTATCCAAGTCATTCTCAGTGGCACCAATCTAGACACACTGATCTCAACAGCCGATAAAGTAGCGGGGATTGTTAGTGGAATTGCAGGTACAGCTGAAGTTGAAACCAGTGCTGAAGGCGGTAGTCCAGAGATCAAAGTAGAGGTAGATCGCGACAAGATGGCGCGATTGGGTTTGAGCTTAGAAGTGGTGGGTGGCACCATGCGTACCGCGTTCAACGGAGTTCAAGATTCCAAATATCGCGATGGTGACAACGAATATGAAATCAACATTCTCCTCGACGAATTTGATCGCCAGCGTGTGGAAGACATTGCCATGCTTACGGTAATGAACAATAGAGGAGAGCAAATTCGACTTGATCAATTTGCCAGCATCACAGAGGGTTACGGTCCTTCACAATTAGACCGAAGAGACAAGCTCGCAATGGTAAAAGTGACTGCTCAGGTAATTGGCCGGCCCGTTGGAACAGTTGGTGCCGACATTGAAGCTCAAATGGCCAATTTCGACTTACCTAGCGGAGTGGCGTACAGCATGGGTGGCGATTCCGAAAATCAATCGGAAGCCTTTGGTGGACTGGCTGTTGCGCTTTTGAGTTCTCTCATTTTGGTATACCTCATTATGGTAGCCCTATATGATAGTTACGTATATCCTTTGGTGGTGATGTTCTCACTACCGCTTGCGGTTATCGGGGCTCTACTCGCCTTGGCATTATCACAAAATGCATTGAGCATCTTCTCCATCTTGGGGATGATCATGCTCATCGGTTTGGTAGCTAAGAACGCCATCTTGGTGGTCGATTTTACAAACCAATTGAAAGAAGCAGGATTGGAAGTAAAAGCTGCACTGCTCAAAGCAACACAAGTGCGTATTCGCCCGATTCTTATGACCACCCTCGCGATGGTGATCGGGATGATGCCAATTGCCTTGGCCTCGGGCCCTGGCGCTGAATGGAAGAACGGTTTGGCATGGGTTCTCATTGGCGGCCTAACCAGTTCCATGTTTTTAACGTTAGTAGTAGTACCCGTTGTGTACTACATCTTCGACCGGATTATGGCCAAGTTTGGATGGGACAAAAAAGAAGAATTCGACTTGGTTGATACTCCAAGAGAAGAACTCAATACAGAGATAGAAGAGGTTATGGCATAG
- a CDS encoding DUF302 domain-containing protein, with translation MSYFISTTLENVSFEEAIEKLTANLKEQGFGVLTDIDIQATFKAKLDVDFKKYRILGACNPNFAIKAISAEDKIGVFLPCNVVVTENSNGQVEIAAVDPIASMISVGNENLEALAADVRERLTTAVKTL, from the coding sequence ATGAGCTACTTCATCTCCACCACACTAGAAAATGTAAGCTTCGAAGAAGCGATTGAAAAACTTACGGCCAACCTGAAGGAGCAAGGTTTTGGAGTGTTGACCGACATCGACATTCAAGCGACTTTTAAGGCGAAGCTGGATGTCGATTTCAAAAAATACCGAATCCTAGGAGCGTGTAACCCAAATTTTGCCATCAAAGCGATTTCTGCAGAGGACAAAATCGGTGTTTTCTTGCCTTGCAATGTAGTGGTGACTGAAAATTCAAACGGTCAAGTCGAAATCGCAGCGGTAGACCCCATTGCCTCCATGATTAGTGTAGGAAATGAAAACTTAGAAGCGCTTGCAGCAGACGTTCGAGAACGCCTTACAACAGCCGTAAAGACGCTTTAG
- a CDS encoding cytochrome-c peroxidase, producing MLVRSKILVAIAVFAVALSCSREKTESGETYLEVPRHFPSVPFPEDNAYSDIRFELGKKLFFDPMLSIDSTISCGSCHKAEFAMADAFAISPGVEGRLGHRNAPSLLNVAYQPYFMTEGGLPTLEMQVLAPVQEHTEMDFNIVLIAERMKTSNSYVEMSQEAYGREPDPFVITRALANYERTFISGSSRYDTYQFYGNSGALSPSEKRGLSLFRSEKTQCSVCHSGLFFTSYEFENNGLDSVYSDIGRMRLTGDSADEALFKIPSLRNVEYSAPYMHDGRFATLEEVVEHYNSGGANHPHKSERVRPLNLTQQERIDLVAFLKSLSDPSVQMDERYRVK from the coding sequence ATGCTAGTCCGTTCTAAAATACTGGTAGCCATCGCAGTTTTCGCGGTGGCCCTTTCTTGTTCCAGAGAAAAGACAGAAAGTGGCGAGACCTATCTTGAGGTTCCTCGCCACTTTCCGTCTGTGCCTTTTCCTGAAGACAATGCGTATTCTGACATTCGTTTCGAATTGGGTAAGAAATTGTTTTTCGACCCCATGCTGAGCATTGACAGTACGATTAGTTGTGGAAGTTGTCACAAAGCGGAATTCGCCATGGCAGATGCGTTTGCCATTAGTCCGGGTGTAGAAGGTCGACTAGGGCATCGAAATGCGCCGAGTCTTTTGAATGTTGCCTATCAACCCTACTTCATGACCGAAGGCGGTCTTCCAACGTTGGAGATGCAAGTACTGGCCCCTGTGCAAGAACACACAGAGATGGACTTCAACATTGTTCTGATTGCAGAAAGGATGAAGACCAGTAATTCTTATGTTGAAATGAGCCAAGAGGCTTATGGCCGAGAGCCTGATCCCTTTGTAATTACAAGGGCATTGGCCAATTACGAGCGCACTTTCATATCGGGTTCATCGCGGTACGACACCTATCAATTTTATGGCAACTCTGGAGCACTAAGTCCTTCCGAAAAGCGAGGCTTATCTCTCTTTAGATCAGAGAAAACACAGTGTTCGGTGTGTCATTCAGGCCTCTTCTTTACCTCTTACGAATTTGAGAACAACGGGTTGGATTCCGTATACAGTGATATCGGCAGAATGCGATTGACGGGAGATAGTGCGGATGAGGCGCTATTCAAGATTCCATCGTTGAGAAACGTAGAATATTCGGCTCCTTACATGCACGATGGTCGTTTTGCAACCTTAGAAGAAGTGGTAGAACATTACAACAGCGGTGGTGCCAATCATCCTCATAAAAGTGAAAGAGTTCGGCCTCTTAACCTCACTCAACAAGAGCGAATAGACTTGGTTGCTTTCTTGAAATCACTTTCGGATCCTAGTGTTCAGATGGATGAACGTTACAGAGTCAAATAG
- a CDS encoding cytochrome-c peroxidase: MFRRQYGVLFAIGLFALTVQCKKDNPSSSNTVKYDNTPFVLDTRDLTPPTISPDNPLTVQGVELGRMLFHETRLSRDNTQSCASCHMQEFAFSDTARLSIGVSGFEGKRQAMAVINMAYNTNEFFWDGRAHLLRHQSLLPIQDSLEMDETLENVVAKLSADASYTDQFIRAFGSDSITPLKISLALEQFMNSIVSVNSKYDQYLRGDVNLTAEEERGRRLFFAEFNPGFPDSSGADCAHCHGGGNFENDLFMNNGLDGDGEFADLGRELVTSSASDRGKFKVPTLRNIELTPPYMHDGRFNTLEEVVEHYNTGLKSSSTVDPTLLYPINSGGLQLSQQDVSDLVAFLKTLTDTELQTNPAYASPF; encoded by the coding sequence ATGTTTAGAAGACAATATGGGGTTCTTTTTGCGATTGGACTTTTTGCTTTAACCGTTCAGTGTAAAAAGGATAACCCTTCATCTAGCAATACGGTCAAGTACGACAATACACCTTTTGTACTTGACACCAGAGACTTAACACCTCCAACAATTTCACCCGACAACCCATTGACGGTTCAAGGGGTAGAATTGGGTAGGATGTTGTTTCATGAAACTCGTTTGAGTAGAGACAATACGCAGAGCTGTGCAAGTTGTCACATGCAGGAGTTTGCTTTCTCAGACACCGCTCGACTTTCCATTGGTGTTAGTGGGTTTGAAGGGAAACGTCAAGCTATGGCCGTCATTAATATGGCGTACAACACCAATGAGTTCTTCTGGGATGGAAGAGCACATTTACTTCGACATCAGTCGTTACTCCCTATTCAAGATTCCCTTGAAATGGATGAGACGCTCGAGAATGTAGTGGCTAAGCTTTCAGCGGATGCTTCCTATACCGATCAGTTTATTCGCGCTTTTGGAAGTGATTCAATTACGCCATTGAAGATCAGTTTGGCATTGGAGCAATTCATGAATTCTATTGTTTCTGTCAACAGTAAGTACGATCAGTATTTGCGTGGAGATGTGAATTTGACGGCAGAAGAAGAGCGTGGAAGACGTTTGTTCTTTGCCGAGTTCAATCCTGGTTTCCCAGATTCTAGTGGCGCCGATTGTGCCCACTGTCACGGGGGAGGAAACTTCGAAAACGACCTCTTCATGAACAATGGTTTGGATGGAGATGGTGAGTTTGCTGATTTGGGAAGAGAGTTGGTTACTTCATCGGCCTCTGATCGCGGTAAGTTCAAAGTTCCTACACTTAGAAACATCGAACTTACTCCACCGTACATGCACGATGGTAGATTCAACACCTTAGAAGAGGTGGTAGAGCATTACAATACCGGACTCAAATCTTCTTCTACGGTTGATCCAACCTTACTTTATCCCATCAACTCAGGAGGCTTGCAGTTGAGTCAGCAAGATGTGTCTGATTTGGTTGCCTTTTTGAAGACATTGACAGATACGGAGTTGCAGACCAATCCGGCGTATGCTAGTCCGTTCTAA
- a CDS encoding MbnP family protein: MKKFLLTTLAAFSALALSAQQDVYLRIMHQWDGQPFSLNQTATSDLGEDITLTRLQYYISGIELTHDGGQTMLLDSIYVLTNAVSLMEEVNLGNLNITSLESVSFAIGVDQATNHLDPAQYNFNHPLAPKSPSMHWGWVGGYRFIALEGTVGTGSGDPLEIHALGDQNYHVQTIATSGTVVGGDLIVQLDADYLKAFSTISVDGGAIIHGETGAAADLLSRFSDTVFTVSTSNVGGIGIEEESVEGFTIQPNPAVNNRAVLVFPTPVTGTVRVFDLSGRVVASAQLNRTTRHTLGIEPSGVYFVEVRTGEKVTSQRLIVE, translated from the coding sequence ATGAAGAAATTTTTACTCACCACGTTGGCAGCGTTCTCTGCCTTGGCATTATCCGCTCAGCAAGATGTTTACTTGCGCATTATGCACCAATGGGATGGACAGCCTTTTAGCCTAAATCAAACCGCTACATCTGACCTAGGGGAAGACATTACCCTAACTCGATTGCAGTATTATATCTCAGGTATTGAACTCACGCATGATGGAGGTCAAACCATGTTGCTCGATTCCATTTACGTATTGACGAATGCAGTATCATTGATGGAAGAAGTGAATCTTGGAAACTTGAATATCACATCTTTAGAGTCTGTTTCATTCGCCATTGGCGTAGATCAGGCTACCAATCACTTAGATCCTGCTCAGTATAATTTCAATCATCCATTGGCTCCTAAAAGTCCAAGTATGCACTGGGGCTGGGTTGGTGGCTACCGTTTCATTGCCTTGGAAGGAACGGTTGGAACGGGAAGTGGAGATCCTTTAGAAATTCATGCCTTGGGCGATCAGAATTACCACGTTCAAACCATTGCAACATCAGGTACCGTTGTAGGGGGTGATTTGATTGTTCAATTGGATGCAGATTACCTTAAAGCCTTTTCAACCATTTCAGTAGACGGGGGCGCTATCATTCACGGAGAAACAGGTGCAGCCGCCGATTTGCTTAGCCGATTTTCGGATACAGTTTTTACCGTTTCAACCTCCAATGTAGGCGGGATTGGAATTGAAGAGGAGAGTGTTGAAGGCTTTACAATTCAACCAAATCCTGCCGTAAATAACAGAGCCGTATTGGTTTTCCCAACACCAGTAACGGGTACCGTTCGCGTATTTGATTTGTCCGGTAGAGTGGTTGCTTCTGCTCAACTCAATCGCACAACAAGACACACTTTGGGCATTGAGCCTTCTGGAGTTTACTTCGTAGAGGTTCGCACAGGTGAAAAGGTTACTTCTCAACGTTTGATCGTAGAATAA
- a CDS encoding alpha-ketoacid dehydrogenase subunit alpha/beta → MSTTQKDIQSDINRDTLLKAYELMSTAVAMAELYEENREVTSKYVHATSRGHEAIQLALGMQLKKQDWVAPYYRDDSILLSIGMKPYDLMLQLLAKREDPFSGGRTYYSHPSLKDDDKPKIPHQSSATGMQAIPTTGVAMGIQYKENRGIGEDWGDEKPVVVCSIGDAAMTEGEISEALQMAALKQFPILYFVQDNGWDISANAEETRAQNAAEYAAGFHGIEVRSIDGANFFESYATVAEVIELIRKERRPFLIHASVPLLGHHTSGVRKEWYRDDLEEHATRDPYPRFRKELIEAGIEEEVLAEIETSAKETVAADYAKALEAEDPRPEDLYTHDFAPTPITEERGEREPAGKEKTVMVDAALFAIQEIMSEHPEALLYGQDVGGRLGGVFREAATLAQKFGDDRVFNTPIQEAFIIGSTVGMAAAGLKPFVEVQFADYIWPGLNQLFTELSRSYYLSNGKWPASAVLRVPIGAYGSGGPYHSSSVESVLTNIRGIKIAYPSTGADLKGLMKSAFHDPNPVVMLEHKGLYWSKIKGTEGAKTVEPSADYVIPFGKGRIALEADSDKIQGGESLCIVTYGMGVYWANTAAKQFKGQVEIVDLRTLVPLDESLVYERVKAHGKCLVVTEEPEVNTFAQALAGMIQKNCFRYLDAPVEVIGSANVPAIPLNSTLESEMIPNADKVATRIAQVLEY, encoded by the coding sequence ATGAGTACCACACAGAAGGATATTCAATCCGATATAAATCGTGACACGCTACTCAAAGCGTATGAGTTGATGTCTACGGCCGTTGCAATGGCTGAGCTTTACGAGGAGAACAGAGAGGTAACTAGCAAGTATGTTCATGCCACTTCTCGTGGACACGAAGCCATCCAATTGGCGTTGGGTATGCAATTGAAGAAGCAAGATTGGGTGGCGCCGTATTACCGCGATGACTCTATTTTGCTCAGTATTGGAATGAAGCCTTACGACTTGATGCTTCAGTTGTTGGCGAAGAGAGAGGATCCTTTTTCTGGTGGTAGAACCTATTACAGTCACCCTAGCTTAAAGGATGATGACAAGCCAAAGATTCCTCATCAAAGCTCAGCAACGGGTATGCAAGCCATCCCGACTACCGGTGTGGCCATGGGGATTCAATACAAGGAAAACCGAGGTATTGGAGAAGATTGGGGCGATGAGAAGCCTGTAGTGGTTTGTTCCATTGGTGATGCGGCGATGACCGAAGGGGAGATCTCAGAAGCTCTCCAAATGGCGGCGCTTAAGCAATTCCCTATTCTCTACTTTGTACAAGATAATGGTTGGGATATCTCAGCCAATGCAGAGGAAACTCGCGCTCAAAATGCGGCCGAATACGCTGCCGGTTTCCACGGTATTGAAGTGCGCAGTATCGACGGCGCGAACTTCTTTGAGAGCTATGCAACGGTAGCTGAGGTGATTGAGCTCATCCGAAAAGAGCGCAGACCATTCCTCATCCACGCGTCTGTTCCCCTTTTGGGACACCACACGTCAGGTGTTCGCAAAGAGTGGTATCGCGACGATTTGGAAGAGCATGCAACACGAGATCCGTACCCTCGATTCCGCAAAGAATTGATAGAAGCGGGTATTGAAGAAGAAGTACTTGCAGAGATTGAAACATCGGCAAAAGAAACGGTAGCGGCAGATTATGCGAAAGCTCTTGAAGCTGAAGATCCTCGTCCAGAGGACTTATACACCCATGATTTTGCACCAACTCCAATCACGGAAGAGCGCGGAGAGCGCGAGCCAGCGGGTAAGGAGAAGACTGTAATGGTAGACGCTGCCCTGTTTGCAATACAGGAGATTATGAGTGAGCATCCAGAGGCCCTATTGTACGGTCAGGATGTGGGTGGCCGATTGGGCGGAGTTTTCCGTGAGGCGGCAACCTTGGCTCAGAAGTTTGGTGATGATCGCGTATTCAACACACCTATTCAGGAGGCCTTTATCATAGGATCTACAGTGGGTATGGCTGCTGCAGGTCTCAAGCCATTTGTAGAGGTGCAGTTTGCCGACTATATCTGGCCGGGTTTGAATCAGCTCTTTACTGAATTGAGTAGAAGTTATTATTTGTCGAATGGCAAATGGCCTGCAAGCGCTGTATTGCGCGTTCCAATTGGGGCGTACGGTTCAGGTGGACCTTACCACAGCTCTTCGGTTGAGTCTGTTCTCACCAATATTAGAGGTATCAAAATCGCCTATCCGAGTACCGGTGCAGATTTGAAAGGTTTGATGAAGTCGGCCTTTCACGATCCAAACCCTGTGGTAATGCTTGAGCACAAAGGCTTGTACTGGAGTAAGATAAAAGGTACAGAGGGAGCCAAAACGGTGGAACCTTCTGCAGACTACGTGATTCCTTTTGGCAAAGGAAGAATCGCATTGGAAGCTGATAGTGACAAGATTCAAGGAGGTGAATCTCTTTGTATCGTAACCTACGGCATGGGGGTTTATTGGGCCAATACAGCGGCTAAGCAATTCAAAGGTCAAGTTGAGATTGTTGACTTGCGTACTTTGGTTCCACTGGATGAGTCTTTAGTATACGAGAGAGTTAAGGCGCATGGCAAATGCCTTGTGGTCACTGAAGAACCAGAAGTAAATACATTTGCTCAGGCCTTGGCGGGCATGATTCAGAAGAATTGTTTCCGTTACTTGGATGCGCCTGTAGAGGTCATAGGTTCGGCAAACGTTCCTGCAATTCCACTGAATTCTACCTTAGAAAGCGAGATGATTCCAAACGCCGATAAGGTTGCGACACGCATCGCGCAAGTGTTGGAATATTGA